In Oncorhynchus clarkii lewisi isolate Uvic-CL-2024 chromosome 24, UVic_Ocla_1.0, whole genome shotgun sequence, one DNA window encodes the following:
- the LOC139382819 gene encoding uncharacterized protein isoform X2, with protein sequence MIDLSHLTEEEQSMIMTVLKRDEELKKAEEERIKQLQKTSAPVESRLKYLTGEWFYEAKSLRHRDKIHGSEIILASMKQRKAGSLDGPLSRPRAVSGKVSDITPPPKPARLLVAPTQPQENSESPSASDAEKERLNSVVRSPGRPRHNPFNRASLILEVEKTEKQLSNGNQEAEKASETEPLSPLKIHMTADSISHNSAGSATSEGSSLGFRPVPKKRTFLSRRSQSSLTGSDVSVPGHQGHVAGSKVTAPAPQGSLQHGSSWGSNQSSQGALDVQSEKSTPSSICELQNNATPVSPSSQQLNTLSHLSHKPLKDLTLVSTNTELEREKEAHEREKRTEEPSDNSVRTPSLLRETESSKVPLRPLSEPKPLRLLELRPATHSDNDRHTDKSYRGGQKSSDGLIQREFVSMSPPQSRERSDGPFSEPLSIPLSPSSELTAPTHHQPAQHAAFQLIEMQDKEMIRTCIVGTAIRQEDDSLPPSTVEQWMHHELKNPGDKPDKHVRKKRLGHKPASKLAPRSPQSTGEEGDSISKVLEWFSRSTDSNDWLETESDQPDMEEDVIGPAKIDTNDRPTFESRSQQTEGKAPEMKRKLLHVDPSLDIQSIGEGVSVCLTPDVEDGSQSESSVNQPPDQSPLNTERSYQPKRRMSEAERLRAAYRKEFKQVMLDREDDVIYRQEDVKNVSGPPAKATGPQVTTQEVKEKEEVQDENQPPKISHLKSFWEKGNTGPKILISRSITAKGQQQMEKERELADKSHRTVPGPESYSVEGSSRKNLGDRKEDERLSLDTQQNSVSQDVRSVQPSASPYKQEVYTPKQSVVIAPSIEICTLPTWDVSYTHGAQSEEDDLTLTEEDLRRSPMTVGRRSSEAEIVFLTRLHPQPDTVSQSRHSPEPQRFSPSTLSPQPELLLQPTVNPQPVKLSPAIPKPQPDMPFSPNPLPELLFQPATSPDSKKFHQSRHKVEKESEQFSPKTQQSYVNEETKEGNEMNFVQSCVSSKKQDHTITDKGNSPHTLKQVPPRQDSKADKIKQLKCFWEQEKNRPIFYTGKSKEAGDSSMTQIPSPAPGKLNKRFTKSEFDLRSICNESDSDHKGDSNLSSDRKRQNFTVFTMNQRLEKSSPGLGANRSQFKNLRNFWGEATSNSRGPISSDEPKSLKKKEPMDAQNSMLELKQCVDPDFYSKSSPGRSQKVSARPPLDESRLKKTSSPSSPSSPSRPPYLVRGNKDQKHQSRSKSLGAGSGAMIDTKVQQSKSRSVAVGSGAMIDTKANFSPQITVESELQRAPGVSRSSEEDFSKEEKALKPQSTAGKESWSHKARKDSFGNSSGSGRASSLRRATSMFTLDMNEEQDQTSLLYPKKTLDISPFQAKRTQGRRQSADKQALLGSRRSSKSSDESESLTPRARAFVPRDYRHYLGITEKTSVHTTLALAVKEQKEAEGPPGAELDLSGGLVRSSTLVGSEERYSRRNSKITQRPLALWSSQGSTDTGRESSFSASERASSSTSETWSNSRISSNRDNYDEDQDHVQKALKRAQARPRNLAKSLEDITASMPPGQDRRLAPLDDIRRSSDASTLPSASSSLYSDTEHLKKMSKSVPSFLQNELSGSVMTMYSGDYGGVEVQGSIQFSVNYVQKLREFHIFVAQCQDLAAVDPKRGRSDPYVKSYLVPDKANLGKRKTSVKKKTVNPIFNELLRYRLRMEYLRTQTLILSVWHHDTFGRNSFLGEVDVDLSKWDFNHTQMNYLALKSRPTSSLQPSDDRGEMKLAIRFLPQVSHSLGKDPPSNKGEVHIWVKDCKNLPLIRGATIDPYVKCFVLPDTSRKSRQKTRVLRRTVEPVFNHTMVYDGFRQEDLKEACVELTVWDRDKLASNFLGGLRLGPGTGRSYGAVVNWMDSNADEVALWERMMTSPNEWVEDVLPLRMLTTAKTVLK encoded by the exons ATGATAGACTTGAGCCATCTGACGGAGGAGGAACAGTCGATGATCATGACTGTGCTGAAGAGAGACGAAGAGCTGAAgaaagcagaggaggagaggatcaa GCAGCTGCAGAAAACCAGCGCCCCAGTGGAGAGCAGGCTCAAGTATCTGACAGGAGAGTGGTTTTACGAGGCCAAGTCTCTGAGACACAGGGATAAGATCCATGGCTCCGAAATCATCCTGGCCTCCATGAAGCAGAGGAAAGCAGGTTCTTTAG atgggcctctgtccagacccagagcAGTCAGCGGTAAAGTCTCAGACATCACCCCCCCTCCAAAACCTGCCAGGCTCCTGGTGGCACCAACACAGCCCCAAGAGAACAG CGAAAGCCCCAGTGCATcagatgcagagaaagagagactaaaTTCAGTGGTACGCTCCCCGGGAAGG CCAAGGCACAATCCTTTTAATCGAGCATCCCTTATTCTGGAAGTAGAAAAGACAGAAAAACAGTTATCCAATGGAAATCAAGAGGCTGAGAAAGCATCTGAAACGG AGCCCTTATCTCCCCTGAAGATTCACATGACAGCAGACTCCATCAGTCACAACTCAGCAGGGTCTGCCACCTCCGAAGGGTCCTCTCTAGGATTCAGGCCTGTGCCCAAGAAGAGAACCTTCCTCTCCCGGCGCTCTCAGAGCTCTCTTACAGGCAGTGATGTCTCCGTTCCTGGGCACCAAGGTCATGTAGCTGGGTCAAAGGTTACTGCCCCTGCCCCTCAGGGAAGTCTCCAACATGGCTCTAGCTGGGGCTCCAACCAGTCCAGCCAGGGGGCATTGGATGTTCAGTCAGAGAAAAGTACTCCATCTTCCATCTGTGAGTTACAGAACAATGCAACTCCAGTTTCTCCCTCTAGTCAGCAACTGAACACTTTGAGTCACCTCTCCCATAAGCCACTGAAGGATTTAACCCTAGTCTCCACCAATactgagctggagagagagaaagaggcccatgagagagagaagagaacagaggagcCCTCAGATAACTCAGTGAGGACCCCCTCTCTTCTTAGGGAAACTGAGAGTTCCAAAGTTCCATTGAGGCCCCTGAGTGAGCCAAAGCCTCTCAGACTGTTGGAGCTTAGACCAGCCACACACTCTGATaatgacagacacacagataaaTCCTACAGAGGTGGTCAGAAGAGTAGCGATGGTCTCATCCAGAGAGAGTTCGTCAGTATGAGTCCtcctcagagcagagagaggtctGATGGTCCATTTTCAGAACCTCTGTCCATACCACTCTCTCCGAGTTCAGAACTAACAGCCCCTACTCACCACCAGCCTGCTCAGCATGCAGCCTTTCAACTCATTGAGATGCAGGACAAGGAGATGATAAGAACCTGCATTGTGGGCACTGCAATCAGACAGGAGGACGATAGTCTGCCTCCAAGCACTGTAG AACAATGGATGCATCATGAACTCAAAAACCCTGGGGATAAGCCTGATAAGCATGTTCGTAAAAAACGATTAGGGCACAAACCTGCCTCTAAATTAGCCCCCCGTAGTCCCCAATCCACAGGGGAAGAGGGCGACTCCATATCTAAAGTCTTAGAGTGGTTCAGCCGCAGCACTGACAGCAATGACTGGCTGGAGACTGAAAGTGATCAACCAGACATGGAGGAAGACGTGATTGGCCCTGCGAAAATAGATACAAATGATCGGCCTACCTTTGAGAGCAGGTCTCAGCAGACGGAGGGGAAAGCtccagagatgaagagaaagctTCTACATGTTGACCCCAGCCTGGATATACAAAGTATTGGAGAAGgagtgtcagtgtgtttaacaCCAGATGTAGAGGATGGATCTCAGTCTGAATCCTCTGTGAATCAACCTCCTGACCAGTCACCTCTGAATACAGAAAGATCATACCAGCCCAAGAGACGCATGTctgaggctgagaggctgagagcaGCATATAGGAAGGAGTTCAAGCAAGTGATGTTAGATAGAGAAGACGATGTGATTTATAGGCAAGAGGATGTGAAGAACGTCAGTGGCCCTCCAGCCAAAGCTACTGGACCACAGGTCACAACACAGGAAGtcaaagagaaggaggaggtccAAGATGAGAACCAACCACCCAAAATCTCCCACCTGAAGTCCTTCTGGGAGAAGGGCAACACCGGGCCCAAGATACTCATCAGCAGATCAATCACTGCCAAAGGACAGCAacaaatggagaaagagagagaactagcAGATAAGTCTCATAGAACTGTTCCTGGCCCAGAGTCATACAGTGTGGAGGGGTCGTCCAGGAAGAATCTCGGGGATAGAAAAGAGGATGAACGGTTAAGCCTAGATACTCAACAAAACTCTGTTAGTCAAGATGTGAGAAGTGTTCAGCCGAGTGCTAGCCCTTACAAACAGGAGGTATACACACCCAAACAGAGTGTTGTTATTGCTCCCTCTATAGAGATATGTACACTGCCAACCTGGGATGTTAGCTACACTCATGGGGCTCAAAGTGAAGAGGACGATTTGACATTAACAGAAGAAGATCTCAGAAGATCCCCAATGACAGTAGGCAGAAGAAGCTCAGAGGCAGAAATAGTCTTCCTAACTAGACTCCATCCTCAGCCTGACACGGTGTCCCAGTCCAGACACAGTCCAGAACCTCAGAGATTCTCCCCATCCACACTTAGTCCTCAGCCTGAACTGCTCCTTCAGCCCACAGTTAACCCCCAGCCTGTGAAGCTCTCACCTGCCATACCAAAACCCCAACCTGACATGCCGTTCAGCCCCAATCCACTGCCTGAACTACTCTTCCAGCCTGCAACCAGCCCAGACTCTAAGAAGTTCCATCAGTCTAGACACAAGGTTGAAAAAGAAAGTGAACAGTTTTCCCCCAAAACTCAGCAGAGCTATGTCAATGAAGAAACAAAGGAGGGTAACGAAATGAATTTTGTGCAGTCATGTGTGTCCAGTAAAAAACAAGACCACACCATTACAGATAAAGGAAATAGCCCAcacactctgaagcaggttcccCCTCGGCAGGATAGCAAGGCAGACAAGATAAAGCAGCTCAAGTGCTTCTgggagcaggagaagaacaggCCTATATTTTATACAGGTAAATCAAAAGAAGCAGGAGACTCCAGCATGACTCAAATTCCATCACCGGCCCCAGGAAAGCTGAATAAAAGGTTTACCAAGTCTGAGTTTGACCTGAGGTCAATCTGCAACGAATCAGACAGCGACCACAAAGGAGATTCCAACCTTTCCTCTGACAGAAAAAGACAGAATTTCACAGTCTTCACAATGAATCAAAGACTGGAGAAGTCGTCCCCAGGTCTTGGAGCAAACCGCTCGCAGTTTAAGAATCTTCGTAACTTCTGGGGTGAGGCCACTTCGAATAGCAGAGGGCCGATCTCTTCTGACGAACCCAAAAGCCTCAAAAAGAAGGAGCCAATGGATGCCCAGAACTCAATGCTTGAGTTAAAACAATGTGTTGACCCTGATTTCTATAGCAAATCTTCCCCCGGCCGGTCACAAAAGGTCAGTGCAAGACCACCTTTGGATGAGAGCCGGCTTAAGAAAACATCTTCACCTTCTTCACCATCTTCTCCATCTCGCCCTCCATATTTAGTCAGGGGGAACAAAGACCAAAAGCACCAGTCGAGGTCTAAATCGCTTGGAGCGGGTTCAGGAGCTATGATTGACACTAAAGTGCAGCAGTCAAAGTCTAGATCAGTTGCGGTGGGATCAGGAGCTATGATTGACACTAAAGCCAACTTCTCACCTCAAATCACCGTAGAGTCAGAGCTGCAAAGAGCCCCTGGTGTATCAAGGAGCTCAGAAGAGGACTTCAGCAAAGAGGAAAAGGCCCTGAAGCCCCAAAGCACCGCAGGAAAGGAATCTTGGTCTCACAAAGCTAGAAAAGACAGTTTTGGAAACTCAAGTGGAAGTGGACGTGCAAGTTCCCTTCGGCGTGCCACCAGTATGTTCACATTAGACATGAATGAGGAACAGGACCAAACTTCTCTGTTGTACCCTAAAAAGACACTAGATATTAGTCCTTTTCAAGCTAAAAGGACACAGGGTAGACGACAGAGTGCTGACAAGCAAGCACTTCTTGGTTCAAGGAGGTCCTCAAAATCATCAGACGAGTCTGAATCTCTGACACCTCGCGCTCGGGCCTTTGTTCCCAGAGACTACCGCCATTACCTGGGGATCACAGAGAAGACCAGCGTCCACACTACCCTTGCCCTGGCAGTGAAGGAGCAGAAGGAGGCAGAAGGCCCGCCTGGGGCTGAACTTGACCTGAGTGGTGGGCTTGTCAGATCCAGCACCCTAGTGGGCTCAGAGGAGCGCTACAGCAGGAGGAATAGCAAGATAACCCAGCGCCCCCTGGCCCTTTGGTCAAGCCAGGGCAGCACTGACACAGGACGTGAGTCATCATTCAGTGCGTCTGAGAGAGCATCGAGCAGCACGTCTGAAACTTGGTCTAACTCCAGGATCAGTTCAAACC GTGACAATTATGATGAGGATCAGGACCATGTACAGAAGGCATTGAAGAGAGCTCAGGCCCGCCCACGAAATCTGGCCAAAAGTCTTGAGGACATCACAGCATCCATGCCACCAG GGCAAGATAGAAGGCTGGCTCCTCTTGATGACATCAGGCGAAGCAGTGATG CATCTACCCTCCCCTCTGCCTCCTCATCCCTCTACTCTGACACCGAGCATTTGAAGAAGATGAGCAAGTCTGTTCCCTCGTTCCTGCAAAATGAG ctgaGTGGCAGTGTGATGACAATGTACAGTGGCGACtatggaggtgtggaggtgcaGGGGAGCATCCAGTTCTCCGTCAACTACGTCCAGAAGCTCAGGGAGTTCCACATCTTTGTGGCTCAGTGCCAAGATCTGGCGGCCGTCGACCCCAAGAGGGGCCGCTCTGACCC TTATGTTAAAAGTTACCTGGTGCCTGACAAAGCCAATCTAGGGAAGAGGAAAACGTCCGTGAAGAAGAAGACTGTCAACCCCATTTTCAACGAGCTCCTCAGA TATCGGCTTCGTATGGAGTACCTCCGAACTCAGACCCTCATTCTCTCCGTCTGGCACCATGACACCTTTGGCAGGAACAGTTTTCTGGGCGAAGTTGATGTGGACCTGTCCAAATGGGACTTTAACCACACCCAGATGAACTACTTAGCTCTGAAATCCagg CCCACATCCAGTCTGCAGCCCTCAGATGACAGAGGGGAGATGAAACTGGCCATACGCTTCCTGCCTCAGGTCTCCCACA GCCTAGGTAAGGACCCCCCCTCTAACAAAGGTGAGGTTCACATTTGGGTGAAAGACTGCAAGAACCTTCCCCTCATCAGAGGGGCCACCATCGACCCATATGTCAAGTG CTTCGTGCTCCCAGATACGAGCAGAAAAAGTCGTCAGAAGACACGGGTGCTGAGGAGGACGGTGGAGCCGGTGTTTAACCACACCATGGTGTACGACGGCTTCAGACAGGAAGACCTGAAAGAGGCTTGCGTGGAGCTAACCGTGTGGGATCGTGACAAGTTGGCTAGTAACTTCCTGGGCGGTCTAAGACTGGGGCCTGGCACAG GCAGAAGTTATGGGGCGGTGGTGAATTGGATGGACTCGAATGCTGACGAGGTAGCTCTATGGGAACGAATGATGACCTCTCCAAACGAATGGGTGGAGGATGTGCTGCCACTGAGAATGCTGACCACAGCAAAGACTGTGCTAAAATGA